A stretch of Telopea speciosissima isolate NSW1024214 ecotype Mountain lineage chromosome 11, Tspe_v1, whole genome shotgun sequence DNA encodes these proteins:
- the LOC122645291 gene encoding MDIS1-interacting receptor like kinase 2-like, whose translation MAFCNRTVLESLSFNLLSFVFITLLNTGTSIVAIDQADALLKWKGSINNQSQSVLHSWTLLDSNATNSSLRSDLCMSWIGITCNQRGIVTEISLPSMGLQGVVENFPFPSFPALTHLDLFNNSFLGTVPSNIANLSVINYFDLSMNQLSGLIPSDICLLTSLSILYLDQNHFSGSIPYRMGRLKDLTTLTMYSNNLSGFIPESLGNLSNLQELSLYENNLVGPIPTSIGKLRDLYFLYLYQNQLSGHIPQEIGNLTQLRMLSLENNTLVGSIPEEIGNLKSLTALYLPLNNLNGSIPASLGNLRNLTILRLFQNQLSGSIPLEIGNLTSLTVIDMPFNQLTGFIPSTLGNLQQLTKLNLLENQLSGSIPEGIGNLTELVSLQLADNHFSDSLPQGLCMSGSLENFTAFNNHFTGLIPKGFKNCTGFVRVRLENNQLAANLSEDFGVYENLTYIDLSNNQFHGELSSTWGQCQNLQALRIAGNNITGKIPPELGMLTQLHFLDLSSNYLVGEIPKEFVGLTSLLNLNLSSNQLSGRLPLEVGRLYSLTNLDLSTNSLSGQIPKEIGNCSNLLYLDLSNNKFNGSIPFQIGNLVHLQLLLDLSRNRLIGEIQSQFKILGFLEKLNLSHNQLSGTISSAFDGMSSLTSIDISYNEFEGPIPNNRAFQNATIESLRNNKALCGNASGLQPCKSSLSKGEKEKPDHKILIAVLVPLLGVLFLLFSYVSIARVIHQRVRIIETKQRTDLFSIWNYNGRIVYQEIIEATEDFDAKYCIGTGGYGSVYIAKLSTDQVVAVKKLDQLSQDECENANIQTFRNEISALTKLRHRNIFMSILREEVWLRSSTTVSLHQKWIG comes from the exons ATGGCTTTCTGCAACCGAACTGTTCTGGAATCCCTCTCCTTCAATCTCCTATCCTTCGTATTCATCACTTTGCTCAACACCGGCACTAGTATTGTTGCTATAGACCAAGCTGATGCTCTCCTCAAATGGAAGGGTAGTATCAACAACCAAAGCCAATCTGTTCTCCATTCATGGACACTACTTGATTCTAATGCCACCAATTCGTCTCTGCGATCTGACCTGTGCATGAGTTGGATTGGAATTACTTGCAATCAAAGGGGAATCGTCACTGAAATTAGCTTACCAAGTATGGGCTTGCAAGGTGTAGTGGAGAACTTCCCCTTTCCCTCATTTCCTGCTCTTACACACCTGGATCTATTTAATAATTCATTTCTTGGCACTGTTCCATCCAACATTGCTAACCTTTCTGTTATCAACTACTTTGATCTGTCTATGAATCAGCTCTCTGGATTAATTCCATCTGATATCTGCTTACTTACCAGTCTTAGTATCTTGTATCTTGATCAGAATCATTTCAGTGGATCCATACCTTACAGAATGGGAAGATTGAAAGACCTTACTACTCTGACCATGTACTCCAATAACCTCTCTGGTTTCATACCTGAATCTCTAGGGAATTTAAGCAATCTACAGGAGCTCTCTCTGTATGAAAACAATCTTGTTGGTCCAATCCCTACATCTATAGGTAAGTTGAGAGATCTGTACTTTCTATACTTATACCAAAATCAACTTTCAGGTCACATTCCCCAGGAAATAGGAAATTTGACACAGCTCAGGATGTTAAGCCTGGAAAATAATACTCTAGTCGGATCGATCCCCGAAGAAATAGGAAATTTGAAATCACTTACTGCTCTATACTTACCTCTGAACAATCTCAATGGTTCAATCCCTGCCTCTTTGGGTAATTTGAGAAACCTAACCATTTTACGCCTCTTTCAGAATCAATTATCTGGTAGTATTCCCCTAGAAATAGGTAATTTGACAAGTCTGACTGTCATAGATATGCCTTTCAATCAGCTAACTGGATTCATCCCTTCCACTTTGGGAAACCTACAGCAGCTCACCAAATTGAACCTGCTGGAAAATCAACTTTCTGGATCAATCCCTGAAGGAATAGGAAATCTTACAGAATTGGTTAGCTTACAATTGGCAGATAACCATTTCTCAGATAGTCTACCACAAGGGCTATGCATGAGTGGATCACTTGAAAACTTCACTGCATTTAACAACCATTTCACAGGTCTTATCCCAAAGGGCTTCAAAAACTGCACAGGCTTTGTTAGAGTTCGACTTGAAAATAACCAACTTGCTGCAAACTTATCAGAAGACTTCGGGGTTTATGAGAATCTGACTTATATTGATTTGAGCAATAATCAATTTCATGGTGAACTATCATCAACCTGGGGCCAATGCCAAAATCTGCAAGCTTTACGGATCGCTGGGAATAATATTACTGGTAAGATACCTCCAGAGCTTGGGATGTTAACTCAACTGCATTTTCTTGACCTTTCTTCAAATTACCTGGTGGGAGAAATTCCAAAGGAGTTTGTTGGGTTGACAAGTTTGCTAAATCTCAATCTAAGTAGCAACCAACTTTCTGGCAGATTACCATTAGAAGTTGGAAGGCTATACAGCCTAACAAATCTTGATTTGTCAACAAACAGTTTGAGTGGACAAATACCAAAAGAAATAGGGAACTGCTCCAACTTGTTATATCTGGATTTAAGCAACAACAAATTCAATGGAAGCATTCCATTTCAAATTGGCAATCTGGTTCACCTTCAACTTCTGTTGGATCTTAGTCGAAATAGGCTCATTGGAGAGATACAGTCACAGTTTAAAATTTTAGGGTTCTTGGAAAAGTTAAATCTCTCCCACAATCAACTCTCTGGTACCATTTCTTCTGCTTTCGATGGAATGTCTAGCTTGACATCCATTGATATATCTTACAATGAGTTTGAGGGTCCAATTCCAAACAACAGAGCCTTTCAAAATGCTACAATAGAATCTTTAAGAAACAACAAAGCACTGTGTGGCAATGCAAGTGGTCTGCAACCTTGCAAATCATCCCTGTcgaaaggagaaaaggaaaaaccagACCACAAAATCCTGATTGCTGTCTTGGTTCCATTGTTAGGTGTGCtatttcttctgttttcttatGTTAGTATTGCTCGTGTTATTCACCAAAGGGTAAGAATCATTGAGACAAAGCAAAGAAcagatttattttcaatatGGAATTACAACGGCAGAATAGTCTATCAAGAAATTATTGAAGCAACCGAGGATTTTGATGCCAAATATTGCATTGGGACAGGAGGATATGGAAGTGTATACATAGCAAAGCTGTCAACGGATCAAGTAGTTGCTGTCAAAAAGCTTGACCAATTATCACAGGATGAGTGTGAGAATGCCAACATACAAACATTTAGAAATGAGATTAGTGCATTGACAAAACTGCGACATCGAAACATT TTTATGAGTATTTTGAGAGAGGAAGTTTGGCTAAGATCCTCAACAACAGTGAGCTTGCATCAGAAATGGATTGGATAA